The Triticum aestivum cultivar Chinese Spring chromosome 4B, IWGSC CS RefSeq v2.1, whole genome shotgun sequence sequence cttgaaatccacaagtggatcctctcctaagaggccttgatctccaatggagtggtagaaggagcaaagctctcaaatATCTCACATATGTCTTTGCTAACCCCAAACATAaccctaggtacggaatatataggcttGGGGTGAAGTGGATGAAGTGGAGGCCCAAAACATGATCTTAGCCGGccatcctgtagggcccgtgcacacgggggtccCGTGCTCACGGTACatgcccgtgcacacggggtgctaCAGCCATAGCTCcctgtgtagcccgtgggcacgggggccGTGCGCACAGGGTCGCCTGGGACTTCCTATCCTGCTACTTTGGGACTCCTCCTCCTTCCTCAAAGTCTTGGGGTGCTTCTCTTACTCCTTGGTGATGCTCCTTAGCTGCTTGGGGGTGTTCTTCTTCGTACCTAATGATACATAGTGCATTTTGGTGAGGTAGAAACCAAGTTCCATTCGTGTCCATATGCAtgtcaagtaggaaggagttcaccttggtTTCCATTGCGCGTGTCTAAGCTCTTGCCATAGGCCCACGTGgtgcttgatgtgttggtgtagagtccatggggatgatggaaggatgcttcgcatcatcgtgcctcgacacgtgtggGATATAATCGCATATTGGGTGTTCACATATTTCTAGTGATATATACCAAAACTaactttcaagtttgtgaacatgtattattctactCTGGATCCGTTGTAACGCACAGGCACATTGTTAGTATATTCATTGAAAGCAATGCTCAAAACATAGTTAGCCATCTAATACCCAGCATTGAACTAAGGGTTAGATTTGCGACCTTCTGGACTATTCGCATTGCTCTCTCCGACAAAATGAATCATCTTAGCAGCcagagaaaaagaaaacaaaagtgaCTCCCATAGTAGTAGCCAGCAAAATGGAGCAGCATAAATCATGAAAAATAAGGCAAGACGCATTGACACTGTCTTGCTCCACCTCCTAACCATTGATCCGCGGCCACTTGGTGGCCTTTTTCTTAATTCGGCCATGTTTGTGTTGTTGTCTCAATAGCCTTATTGTTTATATTCTTAGATTTGTTGTATTAATGTGGTGGTTGCTTTATCTGCACAATAAAAATCAAAATAGGGTGAAATCCTCTATAAAATTATGCTCCATACTTTTAAAGAGTCCACATTCAATTGACGTCTCCAATTGAAATTGGGTCACCCAATTTTGATTGGGTCAACATTTCTCAAAACtctctcattcaattcttttaaaCTACACACTAACCTTCCTAATTTTTAAGGCCTCACAATTAATTGAGGTCTTCATTTTACTAGTAAGATGCCCATGCTACGCTACGGATCTTATAAGATTAGGTGGATTTAAGTTATGTCATAAACCCATATGTAGGAGACAATAACAAATGTATGTAGACGTTGATCAAAGCGATGTTATATTGTTGACGTGTATATATCACGCATGATCAAATATAGGTTTCCAATCAATAAACTCTTTAATCCAAACGAAACATTTTCCGAATTCATCTCGTGAGAAGACTTGTTGTTTTCCCTACTCACCTTTCTCATTGCTCACAGTATCATTTACCGAGGGGACGGAGcatgcagaaaattaaaaatccATCCACACGCATGTGGCAACTTGCGATGGCTACAAACTTATCCTAGTCCAATGGGTTAAAAACCTATCCTGACCCGCAACCCGCCCATGTCACGCACATGTCATCTCTACATGAATATGAGCATTATATGATGCAACATGCCAAACATGACCAAAATATAAATGATGACATCCAAAATAAATTGATGTTGCAACATTCCAAACCTCTTTGCAAGATTTGGCgaaaaaagaatcatatcaaataACACATAATAATATCTTGAAGATAGCAATCAAGACATTATATTAACATAAAGAAGAGGATTTGTAGCACCAGGGTGCTCTACCCCCTATATGAACATTAAGTTCAAAAAATCACCAGAAAATTTTATTCTTTGGGGGGATTTTGGGATATCAAACTTGGGTGTCCAATCTACTTTCATATGAAATTTCATGAAAAAATACCATGAAATGTATCCATGGCAAAAAAAAGACAGAAGAAATCTATGCACAAAAAATGTTTGGACAGATTTTAGTTTGGACTATATTTCCTTCGCCACTTTTTTCACGAAACTTCACCCGGGAGTGGATTGGGCACCCGGGTTTGCTATCCTCAAATTTCAGAGTTTTCTAAGTTTAATATTCATAATATAGAGATGAGAAGCACCCGGGAGCTCCTGTGTATTTCCTAACATACATACTATAACTTGAGCACACACTTATATGTGGTTTCACGACAAACAAGAATGAAGTAGAAGTGGTTAACTAAATGCTTTGTTAAATACGCACACAAAAAATAAATCTGGGTATATTCAGACAACGCGAAGAAAACTGAGCCCTTAGAGGGTCTCTAGTATATTTACAGAAGGGGAAAAAATGAACAACACTTGCAATACATTTTGTACCGAGCAAAGAAACAAAATGTACAGTAAAAATGCTTTGGAATCATGTGTATAGAAAATGGGTGAGTGCACATGTACATACATACACAAAATTAGTACTGGACCTCTTGTAACTCCAGGTCGTATGCAATAGAGACAATCCTAAATAACTTACAACTATGCAATTGTGGCATTGTTCAACAAAAAGACAGCTTGGCACCACCCAAAAAGACAAGAATTCCGTGCAAAAACTTCAGTGGCACGGTGACATGACGTTTGGTCAAATTACAGGGACAATCCATTCAGTAAAATCAACAGGAAATTGTTCAGCCCGCTCCACCGCTCCAGGACTTATTTCAGCAACAGACAATTCTAGATCAGTAGTCATCAGTGAAGCATGCTTCAGTACTTATTTCTCTGCAGAGTATACTGAGAGAAATTAGTGTGATTTCTTTGAAACAAACTAACACAAGAATAGACGCAATGGCCTCACCTTGCTCGTCAGCGACCCCTTCCGAACAACATTATCTTGCGAAATATGCACCTAATCGAACAGGAAGCAAACTAAAAATTAAAAGATCCATCACACACATACCTGCTCGGCTTCTATTGGCAGCTTGGCACCGGAGCTGTCGGGAACGAGTAGCTCAACACTGTCAGAAATATTGCGCGGCCTAGTCATGGCAGTCCTGCCGCTGCTAGCCTCCATGGCCAGCACAAAAAAAGGGCATGTCGTTGGAGGTTGAGAACCAGAGAGGCAGAGACAACACTAAAGGGAATAACGCCGACATTGAAAACAAAGTAACTTACAGCCCAGTTCATCTTCCTTATTCACCTAGGCACGCTGATCTCTGCACTCGCCGGTGCTAGTCGTCATCCACAAGACAACGGGCATGAGGAGCAGCATCGCCGATCCATGGCTTTGTGAGCCGCATATAAGTCCCGCCCCAAAAGACGGAACCAGGGAGGGTTCCGGTGCATCGGCCTGGGGTAGACTCAGTGATCCCTTGACCAGCGGCAGCCTACGACGGAGTGGAGCCGCAACTCAAACCACTTCGCCTGCAACAGTGCGCAGCTGTCGGCCGTCCGCGGCGACCGGATCTGGGAATCCCTCTCCACAAATCCCAACTTCTGTACTGTTGTGCACCCCCATCACCGACCAAACCTCGCCGGATAAGAGAGAGACCAACCTCCCTAACCCCACAGTGCCACCGGCGGAGGGAGCACCGCCGAGACAGGAAAGGAGCCAGGGGGAACCTTATCCCACAGCGTTGACATCGCCCCTGCCTGCCCGCCAGTGCCAGAATAAAATCCTAAAACAACATTATCTACAACCGCGTCGCGGTCGTACACTGTCCCGCACACCTCCCAGAGCCCGACGGCTTACCGGAGGCGAGGGAGACCAGCGGAGGCAGCACGCCTGGAAACCGCCTCTCGCGTCGGGAGAGAGACCAAGAGATTTCCACCGTGTGTAGCGACTTTGATAGGGGTACTCGAAGCTTCTGTTTCTTTCTCCAGAGAGAAATAGAAACAAGTAGTCGACATGCGGGGTGCTTCTGCAAAATGTTGTACAAGTGGCTCAAGCACAACTTATCTCACTCTCAGCCGTCCGTTTCAGATCAGACGGCACATATGCCACAAAGGCAGGCACGCCATCACCACCAACTCgcatttttataggagtagagagtAGAGATAATTGGGTCACTTGATTTTGAccaggtcaacaatttctcaaggagcTCTCTCATTCAATTAGTTGTATTCGCTATGTTCCCTAATTTCGAGCTCTTTCATTCAATTGTGGTGTTCAATTTTGAATTTGGCTTACGATTTCGATCAAACCAACGATTTCTGGAAATCAAACAACAGCAACCAGCCTATAAAAACATATTAATCCTGCGCAACTCCATCACCTAGAAAAAAGAAGTGTCACCATGTGATGTTGTAGCACCAATATACATGCAACGACCGACGCAAAAAATTTCTCACATAAGTATAGGTTGGTAGCGGATAACACAGAATCACACCACGAAATGCCCACCAACTCATCcattataaaataaaaataaacatacTTCATCACCTCCCGCACCCGCGAAACTAAATCTTCCATCGGTTTCAAAATATAAGGGGTATTCGTTTTTTTGGAAATTCAAATTTTCTATAACTTTGACCATATTCACAGCAAAAGATATCGACATCCACAACATTAaacaaaaaaattatgaaaattgtATTTCATAATTTATCTAATTATACGGTTTGATATTATaaattttgatatatttctctaaAAATTTAATCAAACTTAaatgtttgactttaaaaaaatacaCCCTATATTTTAAAACAGAGTGTGTACAATTTTTTTACAGTGTGTACAATTTTTTTTATCAGTGTGTGTACATATTTTTGAAACCCAATAACAGCCAACGGCGCCCAACCTTGTCTTTTGTCTTGTTGAAACCCAAAGGACATCGAACGATCTAGAGCCTTTCCGAAGCAGCTAAGCCACCTTATTTACGGTGTTGCCCTCGTTGGCTTCCTTTTACGCCCGCAACATTCTTGCTCGTTTCCTCCGTCTCCCCTCCTGGAGTCGCGACTCTGAACCCTAAAGCGTAGATCCCCGCGCAGCAGGAGCAATAACTCGCGCGTACGAAATTTCCTCCAGTAAAACATGAGGTGATAACCGCTCGCGATCCTTCTCTGCGTTGCGCTCTCTCTCATTCTTGATCAGATTCATGTGCGGTCATGCCGCCAGTTGAGCGGGCTGGGATGGGATTGATTGACGGAGTGCTGCTATTTTAGCTTGGTTATTATATGATTCTGCATATGGTCTTGTATGTCATatagtatgtactccctccatcccaaaataagtgtttcaactttgcactaactttagtactccctcctccggaaatacttgtcggaggaatgaatgtatctagacgtattttaattctagatacatctatttttatgtatttcttcgacaagtatttccagacggagggagtacaaagttgTACCaaggttaagacacttattttaggacggaggtagtattagtTAGATCATGGGTCTGGAAGTTGGGACTTGGAGTCTGGACATTGCACCTTGTAAGTTACTGTATTTCTTTCTCCCGCATTTTTTACTGTATTTCTTAGTTAGGCACAAGTATGCTAGATATTGCGATCTGCGATATCCTAAGTTTTTGTTCAAAGGGCCGCCCTGATTGGTTGACTACCATTTGTTTGGCCAACCTCACAAAAAGTTGCAACTTTTTGGCCAACTAATTGGCTAGCCATATTCTTATTGATGATTGTCGTGATTGTAAATGACAACGAGATTTGATCAAAATCGTGATAGGGATTTTTTTGAGTGCATTCGCCACCCGAGCACTAAGTGGGCGCAGAGCCTAGACAAGGTTTACTTGATGATTGAGCTGCCCGACGCAAAGGATGTGAAGCTCAAGTTGAACCCTGATGGCCATTTCAACTTCTAAGCAACGGCCCCTCCTGATGACATGCAGTATGAGCTTGACCTTGAGCTCTTTGATGTTGTCAGTGTTGAGGTTGGTGTCTATAATTActaacaaatgtcatcttcttgggTGCACATTTTACATGCTAACtgctgttatttatttatttacatgcAGGAGAGCCAAGCGGCTCTTGCCCCGAGGACTATATGCTACCTTGTCAAGAAAGCTGAGGGCAAGTGGTGGCCTAGGCTGCTCAAGAAGGAAGGCAAACCACCTGTGTTCCTCAAGGTTGACTGGGATAAATGGCAAGATGAGGATGATGAAGACGCTGGATGTAAGTTCTATGGTTCAAACATGTGTTTGTTTGTGTCATATACCCTACTATGTTGTTCAGGGTGAACTGACCTCAAGTTATCTGCGTCGCAGTTGGTGACTTTGGTGATATGGACTTCTCGGTATGGGTTTGGTACAATCTTTCTCTAGTGATGAAGTAAATGTTAGCGAGGCTTCCATTGTTCTTTGTGTTTGCAGAAGCTGGATATGGGaggtggtgatgacgatgatgagatTTTGGAGCATGATGAAAACAATGTGGTTGACAATGCTAACAAAGGAAGCTTATGATGTTTATCTTGTACTACATGATTTTTTCGGGAAGCATATGCCTGTTCAAGGCTTCATATTTCTGTCCTGCTATTTGATTAGTGCTATTCTGATAATATTCAGAACGAGCATACTAGTAAGACATTTTGATGAATCCTACTCTTAATTATTTAGCCTTTTAGGTGAGCCCTCAATTTTTTTGGAGGTCCAATGAGAGAGTAGCATAGACATATCTTCAGTGTTGCTTTCATAATCTCCCTATCACATACACA is a genomic window containing:
- the LOC123094826 gene encoding co-chaperone protein p23-1 codes for the protein MQYELDLELFDVVSVEESQAALAPRTICYLVKKAEGKWWPRLLKKEGKPPVFLKVDWDKWQDEDDEDAGFGDFGDMDFSKLDMGGGDDDDEILEHDENNVVDNANKGSL